One Sinobacterium caligoides genomic window carries:
- a CDS encoding NADH:ubiquinone reductase (Na(+)-transporting) subunit D: MSDTNTKEILVNPIFSNNPIALQVLGICSALAVTTGMKTSLVMGLALTLVTAFSNLFVSMVRNILPSNIRMIGQMIIIASLVIVVDAFLQAYAFDISKQLSVFVGLIITNCIVMGRAEAFAMKNPPIPSFLDGIGNGLGYAVLLLAVGFFRELLGAGRLFGAEILPLIQNGGWYQANGLMLLAPSAFFIIGLLIWALRTWKPEQVEEPDYKLYTHTATEG; encoded by the coding sequence ATGTCTGATACTAATACGAAAGAGATTTTAGTTAATCCCATTTTCTCGAACAACCCAATTGCTCTACAGGTACTCGGTATCTGTTCGGCTCTAGCCGTGACCACAGGGATGAAGACTTCCTTGGTCATGGGGCTAGCGCTGACCTTGGTAACGGCGTTCTCTAACCTGTTTGTCTCGATGGTGCGCAATATCCTGCCGAGTAACATTCGGATGATCGGTCAAATGATCATCATTGCCTCGCTGGTTATTGTTGTCGACGCATTCCTGCAAGCCTATGCATTCGATATTTCGAAGCAGCTATCAGTTTTTGTTGGTCTGATCATCACTAACTGTATTGTTATGGGCCGTGCAGAAGCCTTCGCGATGAAAAACCCACCAATCCCAAGCTTCTTAGACGGAATCGGTAACGGCCTCGGCTATGCTGTTTTGCTCTTGGCTGTCGGTTTCTTCCGTGAGCTACTCGGTGCAGGTCGCTTGTTTGGTGCTGAAATACTACCGTTGATCCAGAACGGCGGTTGGTATCAGGCTAATGGTTTGATGCTACTGGCGCCCAGTGCGTTTTTCATTATTGGCTTACTGATTTGGGCGCTACGTACGTGGAAGCCTGAGCAAGTGGAAGAGCCAGACTATAAACTTTACACCCACACAGCGACAGAAGGTTAA
- a CDS encoding Na(+)-translocating NADH-quinone reductase subunit A yields MINIKRGLDLPISGAPEQVIVDAADVRHVALIGYDYIGMKPTMAVKVGDQVKLGQLLFSDKKTEGVKYTAPGAGKVVAINRGAKRVFQSLVIELDGNEKEQFAKYAESELSGLNREQVVDNLVDSGLWTALRTRPYSKVPAVDSEAKAIFVTAMDTSPLAADAAVIIAEKKQAFSNGLAVLSTLTAGKVFVCKAPGADIPAGQGDVVTEEFSGPHPAGLAGTHIHYLAPAASVDQTVWSINYQDVIAVGQLFVDGELNSERVIALAGPVVNKPRLLRTRLGASTDELTAGELAAGDNRVISGSVLSGRKVINETAFLGRYHQQISALSNTPERPTFHFFRAGVNRHSVTGSYISRFMKKTFDFTTTANGSERSMVPIGTYERVMPLDILPTQLIRALVTGDLALAQQLGALELDEEDLALCTYACPVKYEYGQILRSNLTKIEEEG; encoded by the coding sequence ATGATAAACATCAAGCGGGGCTTGGACTTGCCCATATCCGGAGCCCCGGAGCAAGTGATAGTTGATGCTGCTGATGTCCGCCATGTGGCTTTAATCGGTTACGATTATATTGGCATGAAGCCGACCATGGCGGTCAAAGTTGGTGATCAGGTAAAACTTGGCCAATTGTTGTTTTCGGATAAGAAGACTGAAGGTGTGAAATATACAGCACCTGGTGCCGGTAAGGTGGTTGCTATCAACCGCGGTGCCAAGCGTGTCTTCCAATCGTTGGTGATAGAACTCGACGGTAACGAAAAAGAACAATTTGCTAAATATGCCGAAAGTGAATTAAGCGGTTTGAACCGTGAGCAGGTCGTTGATAATCTTGTTGACTCAGGGCTTTGGACCGCGCTGCGGACCCGCCCTTATAGCAAGGTGCCAGCGGTTGATAGCGAAGCTAAAGCCATCTTCGTCACAGCAATGGATACAAGTCCGTTGGCTGCCGACGCTGCGGTGATTATTGCTGAGAAAAAACAAGCTTTTAGTAACGGTCTGGCCGTGTTGTCGACGTTGACAGCTGGCAAGGTTTTTGTCTGTAAAGCACCAGGTGCTGATATTCCTGCAGGTCAAGGTGATGTTGTTACTGAAGAGTTTTCTGGGCCTCACCCAGCTGGCTTGGCAGGCACTCATATACATTACTTGGCGCCAGCTGCGAGTGTGGACCAAACTGTTTGGTCAATTAACTACCAAGATGTTATCGCAGTAGGTCAACTGTTTGTTGACGGTGAACTTAACTCTGAACGAGTGATTGCTTTAGCGGGCCCTGTTGTTAATAAGCCACGTCTTTTGCGTACACGTTTAGGTGCTAGCACCGATGAGTTGACTGCAGGTGAGCTGGCAGCAGGCGATAACCGCGTTATTTCAGGTTCAGTCTTATCGGGCCGAAAGGTGATTAATGAGACAGCCTTCTTGGGGCGCTATCACCAGCAGATTTCTGCGTTGTCTAACACGCCTGAGCGTCCTACCTTCCACTTCTTCCGTGCAGGTGTTAACCGTCACTCGGTGACTGGGAGTTATATTTCACGTTTCATGAAGAAGACCTTTGACTTTACTACCACGGCAAACGGTAGTGAGCGGAGCATGGTTCCGATTGGAACATATGAACGTGTCATGCCGCTGGATATTTTGCCGACTCAGTTAATTCGCGCGTTGGTGACAGGCGATCTAGCCCTGGCGCAACAGCTTGGCGCGTTAGAGCTCGACGAAGAAGACTTGGCTCTGTGTACCTACGCTTGTCCTGTGAAGTATGAATATGGGCAGATACTGCGTAGCAATCTAACTAAAATTGAGGAGGAAGGTTAA
- a CDS encoding phosphodiesterase translates to MNTLRCYCAIFTLLLCGAPHADNIIIPIASQGTENEQLPVRAMSNTDVLRLYGKPNSQSPATGTPPITRWDYDTFTVVFEYDHVVHSVRKFHATNTPSHTTVQ, encoded by the coding sequence ATGAACACACTCCGTTGCTATTGCGCCATTTTCACTCTATTGCTCTGTGGTGCTCCTCATGCCGACAACATCATTATCCCCATTGCCAGCCAGGGCACAGAGAACGAACAGCTACCCGTTAGGGCGATGAGCAATACTGACGTACTAAGGCTATATGGCAAACCTAATAGTCAGTCGCCAGCGACGGGCACTCCCCCTATCACACGCTGGGATTACGACACCTTTACTGTCGTCTTCGAATATGATCATGTCGTACATTCTGTGCGCAAGTTCCACGCCACAAACACGCCTAGTCACACAACCGTACAGTAA
- a CDS encoding FAD:protein FMN transferase, which translates to MKLNKARMPLASSLLFLIAITLSGCGEPQPTDWKITGYTMGTSYHVTVADPKQLSGLDKEQLTKKIERLLKLVNQQMSTYIDDSDLSRFNQAPINTDVQTSAELAGIVERSLQIYAESDHSFDPTIGALVNVWGFGPDHHPDHIPSKEIIAKLLRDHGMNKVSVDLTSHSLRKTAPVYVDLSAIAKGDGVDRVARLLEQLGAKDFLVEIGGELRAKGLSPRGSDWRIAIEEPASDAAQDSVYRAISISDVSVATSGDYRNYFEENGQRYSHTIDPRTGYPITHALASVTVVADNCRDADAYATAISVLGPEQGMAFAEKMKLAVYLLVKEGDGFIAISSTAFEPYLIKE; encoded by the coding sequence TTGAAACTGAACAAAGCGAGGATGCCGTTGGCATCCTCGCTTTTGTTTTTAATAGCTATCACGTTATCAGGCTGTGGTGAGCCGCAGCCGACTGACTGGAAGATAACGGGTTATACCATGGGGACGAGCTATCACGTCACGGTAGCTGACCCTAAGCAGTTGTCTGGGCTTGATAAAGAGCAGCTCACAAAAAAAATTGAACGGCTACTTAAGTTAGTCAATCAGCAGATGTCGACTTATATCGATGACTCTGATTTGTCGCGCTTTAATCAGGCGCCGATTAATACTGATGTGCAAACCTCTGCCGAGTTGGCGGGTATTGTAGAGCGTTCACTGCAGATCTATGCTGAGAGCGATCACAGCTTTGACCCGACGATTGGCGCGCTGGTCAATGTTTGGGGCTTTGGTCCGGATCATCATCCTGACCACATACCCTCGAAGGAGATCATTGCCAAGTTGTTGCGTGACCATGGCATGAATAAAGTCTCTGTTGATTTAACGAGCCATAGTTTGCGTAAGACCGCTCCGGTCTATGTCGATTTATCGGCGATAGCAAAGGGTGATGGTGTTGATCGCGTTGCGAGATTGTTGGAGCAGCTGGGTGCGAAAGACTTCTTGGTAGAAATTGGTGGTGAGCTACGTGCTAAAGGGCTAAGCCCCCGCGGCAGTGACTGGCGTATTGCGATTGAGGAGCCCGCTTCTGATGCGGCTCAGGACTCGGTGTATCGAGCTATCTCTATCTCCGATGTGTCGGTTGCAACGTCGGGCGATTACCGCAATTATTTTGAAGAGAATGGGCAGCGCTACTCGCATACAATCGATCCGCGTACGGGCTATCCGATTACCCATGCCTTGGCGTCGGTAACGGTCGTTGCTGATAATTGTCGTGATGCTGACGCCTATGCGACGGCTATTTCAGTGCTAGGCCCTGAACAGGGTATGGCTTTTGCTGAAAAGATGAAACTTGCGGTATATCTATTGGTCAAAGAGGGTGACGGCTTCATTGCTATCAGCAGTACAGCTTTCGAGCCTTATTTGATCAAAGAGTAA
- the nqrF gene encoding NADH:ubiquinone reductase (Na(+)-transporting) subunit F: MIDTGTIVTGVGMFTVVIMSLVVVILVARSKLVSSGDVTIEINGDPERSITVPAGDKLLGTLANAGIFLSSACGGGGTCAQCRCQVVDGGGSMLPTEEPHFNTGQRRDHWRLACQVAVKQDMKIEVDPEFFGVKQWMCKVESNPNVATFIKELTLKLPEGENVDFRAGGYVQIECPPHTVHYKDFDLGEEYIGDWKRFGFLDVTSVCTETTVRAYSMANYPEERGVVKFNIRCATPPPNNLALTPGIMSSWVFGLKPGDEVQVSGPFGEFFAKETDAEMIFIGGGAGMAPMRSHIFDQLKRLKSDRKISFWYGARSLREVFYSEEYDALAAENENFNWNLALSDPQPEDNWEGMTGFIHNVLLENYLKDHPAPEDCEFYMCGPPMMNAAVISMLEDLGVEHENILLDDFGG, encoded by the coding sequence ATGATAGATACAGGAACAATCGTAACAGGCGTAGGCATGTTTACCGTGGTTATAATGTCACTGGTAGTCGTGATCCTGGTTGCGCGTTCGAAACTCGTTAGTTCCGGTGATGTGACGATCGAGATCAATGGTGATCCCGAGCGTTCTATCACTGTACCAGCAGGCGATAAGCTGCTGGGCACGCTGGCTAATGCTGGCATCTTTTTATCTTCCGCCTGTGGCGGTGGTGGTACCTGCGCGCAGTGTCGCTGCCAGGTTGTTGATGGCGGTGGCTCAATGCTACCGACAGAAGAGCCTCACTTTAATACTGGTCAGCGCCGTGATCATTGGCGTTTAGCCTGTCAGGTGGCGGTTAAGCAAGACATGAAGATTGAGGTTGATCCTGAATTTTTCGGTGTTAAGCAGTGGATGTGTAAAGTCGAGAGTAACCCGAACGTGGCGACTTTTATCAAGGAACTGACCCTTAAGTTACCAGAGGGTGAGAACGTTGATTTCCGTGCGGGCGGTTATGTACAGATAGAGTGTCCACCGCATACTGTTCACTACAAGGATTTTGACTTGGGTGAAGAGTATATCGGCGACTGGAAGCGTTTTGGCTTCCTGGATGTTACTTCTGTCTGTACCGAAACGACGGTTCGCGCATATTCTATGGCGAACTACCCAGAAGAGCGTGGTGTGGTTAAGTTCAACATCCGTTGTGCGACTCCGCCACCAAATAACTTGGCGTTGACGCCGGGTATTATGTCCTCTTGGGTGTTTGGCCTGAAGCCTGGCGATGAAGTGCAAGTCTCTGGTCCATTTGGTGAGTTCTTTGCCAAAGAGACTGATGCAGAGATGATCTTCATCGGCGGTGGTGCCGGTATGGCGCCGATGCGCTCTCACATCTTCGACCAGCTTAAGCGCTTGAAGTCTGATCGCAAGATATCCTTCTGGTACGGTGCTCGTTCGTTACGTGAAGTCTTTTATTCAGAAGAGTACGATGCGCTGGCCGCAGAGAATGAAAACTTTAACTGGAATCTTGCTCTGAGTGATCCTCAGCCGGAAGATAACTGGGAAGGTATGACTGGCTTCATTCACAATGTGTTGCTTGAGAACTACCTCAAGGATCATCCTGCACCAGAGGATTGCGAGTTCTACATGTGTGGGCCGCCAATGATGAATGCAGCGGTGATCAGCATGTTGGAAGATCTCGGTGTCGAACACGAAAACATCTTGCTCGATGATTTCGGTGGGTAA
- the nqrE gene encoding NADH:ubiquinone reductase (Na(+)-transporting) subunit E — MEHYLSLFVKAVFLDNMALASFLGMCTFLAISKKVQTAIGLGVAVIVVLTITVPVNNLIYTFLLKDGALAWAGMPDVDLSFLSFLSFIGVIAAIVQILEMFLDKYVPALYAALGVFLPLITVNCAIMGAALYMMNRDYNFGESVVYGMGAGAGWALAIVALAGIREKLKYSDVPDGLRGLGITFITVGLMALGFMSFGGISL; from the coding sequence ATCGAACATTATCTTAGCCTTTTTGTGAAGGCAGTTTTCCTCGATAACATGGCGTTAGCGTCTTTCTTGGGAATGTGTACCTTCTTGGCAATCTCTAAGAAAGTGCAAACAGCTATTGGTCTTGGTGTCGCCGTTATTGTGGTGTTGACCATCACCGTGCCGGTGAATAACTTGATCTACACCTTTCTATTGAAGGATGGTGCGTTGGCTTGGGCCGGCATGCCCGATGTGGATTTAAGCTTCCTGAGTTTCTTGAGTTTCATCGGTGTTATTGCCGCGATCGTACAGATCCTGGAGATGTTCCTCGATAAGTATGTGCCAGCTTTGTACGCAGCGTTGGGTGTTTTCCTGCCGTTGATTACGGTGAACTGCGCCATTATGGGTGCGGCTCTATACATGATGAACCGTGATTATAACTTTGGTGAAAGTGTTGTTTATGGCATGGGCGCGGGAGCCGGTTGGGCGCTAGCGATCGTAGCGTTGGCAGGTATTCGTGAGAAGCTGAAGTACAGTGATGTTCCTGATGGTCTGCGTGGCCTTGGTATCACTTTCATCACCGTTGGCTTGATGGCGCTGGGCTTTATGTCCTTCGGCGGCATCTCTCTTTAA
- the nqrM gene encoding (Na+)-NQR maturation NqrM, with translation MTIFLLTLGFVIVMVVGMAVGSIAGRGPIKGSCGGMSALGIDTACDICGGNPKKCDEEQERVAKEQQTSTDFYDADK, from the coding sequence ATGACTATTTTTCTTTTGACGTTAGGCTTTGTGATTGTGATGGTCGTTGGAATGGCGGTTGGTTCTATCGCGGGCAGGGGTCCTATCAAGGGCTCATGTGGCGGCATGAGCGCACTTGGAATTGATACCGCCTGCGATATTTGTGGCGGTAATCCAAAGAAGTGTGACGAAGAGCAGGAGCGTGTTGCCAAGGAACAGCAAACTTCGACAGATTTTTACGACGCAGACAAATAA
- a CDS encoding NADH:ubiquinone reductase (Na(+)-transporting) subunit B gives MRFLTNFFDKIEPNFEKGGKYEKYYALFEMFDTFVRQPADVTKGASHVRDGVDLKRIMITVWIAAFPAMFYGMYNLGFQANTAMVNMAIDPATVSDWHISLIAMFAGFDPSSIWDNMIHGAAYFLPIYIVTFAVGIAWEMIFAVVRGHEVNEGFFVTSILFALIVPPNIPLWQVALGISFGVVIGKEVFGGTGKNFLNPALTGRAFLFFAYPAQISGDAVWTAVDGFSGATPLGQAAVAGYQQIQTAFGQQVTWMDAFMGNIQGSIGETSTLAILIGAAILLFTRIASWRIMAGVLLGMIATSSLFNMIGSTTNPMFAMPAYWHLVVGGFAFGMVFMATDPVSASMTDKGKWYFGALIGFMVVLIRVVNPAFPEGMMLAILFANLFAPLIDHFVVQANIKRRVARNGNA, from the coding sequence ATGAGGTTTTTAACGAACTTCTTCGACAAGATCGAACCTAACTTTGAAAAGGGTGGCAAGTATGAGAAATACTACGCCCTGTTCGAAATGTTCGATACCTTCGTGCGTCAGCCTGCTGATGTAACTAAGGGTGCCTCCCATGTTCGTGATGGTGTGGATCTTAAGCGTATTATGATTACTGTTTGGATCGCGGCATTCCCTGCGATGTTTTACGGTATGTATAACCTTGGTTTCCAAGCAAATACAGCCATGGTCAATATGGCGATTGATCCTGCGACGGTCAGTGATTGGCATATCTCTTTGATTGCCATGTTTGCTGGCTTTGATCCATCAAGCATCTGGGACAATATGATCCACGGTGCGGCCTACTTCCTGCCTATCTATATCGTCACTTTCGCAGTCGGTATTGCTTGGGAGATGATTTTTGCTGTGGTGCGTGGTCATGAGGTTAATGAAGGCTTCTTCGTTACTTCTATCTTATTTGCATTGATCGTTCCACCTAATATTCCTTTATGGCAGGTTGCTCTCGGTATCAGCTTTGGTGTTGTTATTGGTAAGGAAGTTTTCGGTGGAACCGGTAAAAACTTCCTTAACCCAGCCCTAACAGGTCGTGCTTTCCTCTTCTTCGCCTATCCGGCGCAGATTTCAGGTGATGCGGTTTGGACTGCAGTCGATGGCTTTAGTGGTGCGACGCCACTAGGTCAGGCTGCGGTAGCGGGATATCAGCAGATTCAGACGGCATTTGGTCAGCAGGTTACTTGGATGGACGCCTTTATGGGTAATATCCAGGGCTCGATTGGCGAAACCTCGACGCTGGCGATTCTTATCGGTGCTGCGATCTTGTTGTTCACCCGTATTGCGTCTTGGCGGATTATGGCCGGTGTCTTACTGGGAATGATTGCGACATCGTCACTGTTCAATATGATCGGTTCTACTACTAATCCGATGTTTGCGATGCCTGCTTATTGGCACCTTGTCGTAGGTGGTTTTGCCTTCGGTATGGTCTTCATGGCGACGGATCCTGTGTCTGCCTCGATGACGGATAAGGGCAAGTGGTATTTTGGTGCACTAATAGGCTTCATGGTAGTGCTGATTCGCGTAGTTAACCCTGCGTTTCCGGAGGGTATGATGCTAGCGATTCTTTTCGCCAACTTATTCGCTCCTTTGATTGACCATTTTGTAGTACAGGCAAACATCAAGCGGAGGGTGGCAAGAAATGGCAACGCCTAA
- a CDS encoding lipoprotein-releasing ABC transporter permease subunit → MYRPLEVFIGLRYTRSKARSQFLSLVSLFALLGMVLGIAALVVVSSVMNGFERELQGRILRFVPHGYVDQTGGLRNWPELVKKVEAEPGVLAASPYIGGGSMLSHAGVVKGAEVRAIAPDYEDAVSGLAPFMLRGQMSDLRPGEYGIILGNILARQLRVGLGDKVSLVIPKVSVTPAGVFPRMKRFTVVGMYQVGAQQDATGALINLKDGAVLYQRGDRVDGLQLKVTDLFAAGSIVPEVVAKLNATAAHPYSGRDWTVTQGSLFKSVKMEKTMVSLLLLSIVAVAAFNIISILTMMVAEKRKDIAVLRTLGVTPLAVMRIFFVQGLIVGLGGTLVGLLIGVPIAANVGSIVAFFEGLFGFHIFDPKVYYISRLPSVVQFNDLIFIGSCGLLLSILAILYPAWRAGQIQPAEALRYE, encoded by the coding sequence ATGTATAGACCTTTAGAAGTTTTCATTGGCCTTCGCTACACCCGCTCAAAGGCGCGTAGCCAATTTCTCTCACTTGTCTCTTTATTTGCATTGCTGGGGATGGTGCTTGGTATTGCCGCGCTAGTAGTGGTGAGTTCGGTGATGAATGGCTTTGAGCGTGAGCTACAGGGCCGAATTTTACGTTTTGTTCCCCACGGTTACGTGGATCAAACAGGTGGGCTGCGAAATTGGCCTGAGTTAGTCAAGAAGGTTGAGGCTGAGCCAGGTGTGCTGGCGGCATCGCCCTATATTGGCGGCGGTAGTATGTTAAGTCATGCTGGTGTGGTGAAGGGAGCAGAAGTTCGTGCTATAGCGCCTGACTATGAGGACGCTGTTTCGGGGCTTGCGCCGTTTATGTTGCGCGGTCAGATGAGTGACTTGAGGCCCGGGGAATATGGCATTATCCTCGGCAACATTCTCGCCCGTCAATTACGAGTGGGGCTCGGTGACAAAGTGAGTCTGGTGATTCCAAAAGTGAGTGTGACGCCGGCGGGGGTTTTCCCGCGAATGAAACGATTTACCGTGGTTGGAATGTACCAAGTGGGTGCACAGCAAGATGCTACCGGTGCCTTGATTAACCTAAAAGATGGTGCGGTGCTTTATCAGCGCGGAGACCGGGTGGATGGGCTGCAGTTGAAGGTTACGGACTTGTTTGCTGCCGGCAGTATCGTTCCCGAAGTTGTTGCTAAGTTAAATGCTACGGCCGCACACCCCTACAGTGGGCGCGATTGGACCGTGACCCAGGGGAGCTTATTTAAGTCGGTTAAGATGGAGAAGACAATGGTGTCGCTACTGCTGTTAAGCATCGTAGCCGTAGCTGCATTCAACATTATCTCTATTTTAACCATGATGGTGGCTGAGAAGCGCAAAGATATTGCCGTGTTGCGCACCTTGGGGGTAACGCCGTTAGCGGTTATGCGAATTTTCTTCGTGCAGGGGTTGATTGTCGGTCTAGGTGGCACTTTGGTCGGTCTGTTGATTGGCGTGCCCATTGCGGCCAATGTGGGCAGTATCGTGGCCTTTTTCGAAGGCCTTTTCGGCTTTCATATTTTCGACCCAAAAGTATATTACATCTCAAGACTGCCATCGGTCGTGCAGTTTAATGATTTGATCTTTATCGGCTCTTGCGGCTTGCTGCTGAGTATTTTAGCGATCCTGTACCCCGCGTGGCGCGCAGGTCAAATTCAGCCGGCTGAGGCGCTGCGTTATGAGTAG
- a CDS encoding glycerophosphodiester phosphodiesterase gives MIIVGHRGARGEYPENTLQGFLYSQDIGLRHLEYDLRLSRDLEAFIHHDESLLRTCGDDTIASTKTMEQLRQYEANRDQQHNCPASIPSLRDVFEQCQKIESTQLEVKSDYPDIIDHLVPQIITTVKACKQQQKVIITSFDRYVLDVAQRLDPTINRGFLCETEGVDAIATAIELNCSWVIWHYPMLTAEQVQQAHEAGLRVSVFTVNKLDEMKRCEKLGVDSLITDYPSLALQHFLQ, from the coding sequence ATGATAATAGTTGGCCACCGTGGTGCACGCGGCGAGTATCCAGAAAATACATTACAGGGTTTTCTCTACAGCCAAGATATTGGCTTACGCCACCTAGAGTACGATCTACGACTCAGCAGGGATTTGGAGGCCTTTATTCATCACGACGAAAGCCTTCTTCGCACTTGTGGTGACGACACTATCGCCAGCACCAAAACGATGGAGCAGTTGCGTCAATATGAGGCCAACCGTGATCAACAACATAATTGCCCCGCCAGCATACCCAGCCTACGAGATGTCTTTGAACAATGTCAGAAAATCGAGAGCACCCAGCTTGAGGTAAAAAGTGACTATCCTGACATCATCGACCATTTGGTTCCGCAGATTATCACCACCGTTAAAGCCTGCAAGCAGCAGCAAAAAGTCATCATCACTTCATTTGATCGCTATGTACTCGATGTGGCACAACGACTAGACCCGACGATTAACCGAGGGTTTCTCTGCGAAACAGAAGGTGTTGATGCAATAGCCACTGCCATCGAGCTGAATTGCAGCTGGGTCATTTGGCATTATCCTATGCTGACTGCCGAACAGGTCCAGCAGGCACACGAAGCTGGGCTCCGTGTTTCAGTATTTACTGTCAACAAGTTAGATGAGATGAAGCGTTGCGAAAAACTGGGAGTAGACAGTCTCATCACCGACTACCCCAGCCTCGCCTTACAGCATTTTTTGCAGTAG
- a CDS encoding Na(+)-translocating NADH-quinone reductase subunit C, with amino-acid sequence MATPKDSLKQTILVALIMCVVFSIIVSSAAVILKPKQEANRVLDRNKNVLGAAGLYKDGMSADEVNTLFARFDVKLLDIATAKYLTDEQMKAAGISAATYDQRAAAKDPALSKALPAAQDIALIRRQADYATVYVMRDESGKVDRVVLPIHGYGLWSTMYGFIAIKGDANTILGLSFYDQGETPGLGGEVENPLWKAKWPGVKLFDSAGKLIIAVSSREKGPSVIDGLSGATLTTRGVDHLVKYWMGEYGFGPYLTRLKAGEE; translated from the coding sequence ATGGCAACGCCTAAAGATAGCCTTAAACAGACCATCCTTGTTGCACTCATCATGTGCGTGGTTTTCTCGATTATCGTGTCTAGTGCTGCGGTTATCCTGAAGCCTAAGCAAGAAGCCAACAGGGTTTTGGATCGCAATAAAAACGTACTCGGCGCAGCAGGTCTCTATAAAGATGGCATGTCGGCGGACGAGGTTAATACTCTCTTTGCTAGGTTTGACGTCAAGCTGCTTGATATCGCAACTGCTAAGTATCTGACGGATGAGCAGATGAAAGCAGCGGGAATCAGTGCTGCGACCTACGATCAACGTGCGGCGGCTAAGGACCCTGCGTTATCGAAGGCGTTACCAGCTGCTCAAGATATCGCCTTGATTAGACGTCAGGCAGACTATGCCACTGTCTATGTGATGCGTGATGAGTCGGGTAAGGTCGATCGTGTGGTATTACCTATCCACGGCTACGGCCTCTGGTCGACCATGTATGGCTTTATCGCTATTAAAGGCGATGCTAATACCATTTTGGGGCTTAGCTTCTATGACCAAGGTGAAACACCGGGTCTAGGTGGTGAGGTCGAAAATCCTCTATGGAAGGCAAAGTGGCCTGGCGTAAAGCTTTTTGATAGCGCAGGTAAGTTGATTATCGCGGTAAGCAGTCGTGAAAAGGGCCCTAGCGTTATCGATGGCCTCTCTGGCGCTACCTTAACGACTCGTGGTGTTGATCACTTGGTGAAATACTGGATGGGTGAGTATGGTTTCGGCCCTTACCTGACTAGATTGAAGGCGGGGGAAGAATAA